A single region of the Marmota flaviventris isolate mMarFla1 chromosome 10, mMarFla1.hap1, whole genome shotgun sequence genome encodes:
- the Vamp3 gene encoding vesicle-associated membrane protein 3, whose amino-acid sequence MSAGAPAGSSAATGSNRRIQQTQNQVDEVVDIMRVNVDKVLERDQKLSELDDRADALQAGASQFETSAAKLKRKYWWKNCKMWAIGISVLVIIIIIIIVWSIS is encoded by the exons AT GTCTGCAGGTGCGCCTGCAGGTTCCAGTGCTGCCACTGGCAGTAATCGGAGAATTCAGCAGACACAAAATCAAGTAGATGAG GTTGTGGACATAATGAGAGTCAACGTGGACAAGGTGCTAGAAAGAGACCAGAAGCTCTCTGAGCTGGACGACCGTGCAGATGCGTTGCAGGCAGGAGCTTCTCAATTTGAGACAAGTGCTGCCAAGTTGAAGAGAAAATATTGGTGGAAGAATTGCAAG ATGTGGGCAATAGGGATCAGCGTTCTggtcattatcatcatcatcatcattg TATGGAGCATCTCTTAA